Proteins encoded together in one Nostoc sp. PCC 7524 window:
- a CDS encoding virulence factor SrfB has protein sequence MPVEIQLVPRFQVRVNHRKYLELPSIQLLASGNNVPHISRINCTVKGIPSELATKIQQAYKKFDSDTPKISQIGQLEQYPCKLDQPLIQAINCHLRVMVEYFDSDHSGNPLLSVRQKVAAYCHLWSLPMEQKIPNNSGSNPFEIRNYSEKPSNGNGKPKKRFPGWLAVDFGTSNSTVTLFDPIEVPIAEVLPREQEIRLRDRLSQWLSSPAAVALPEVNGSEWEKFIVDISKNLEIEPSNLSEVFSSDHKPRFLEAIRQIELCLGNSDRFRRAVSKKLYQIYHEVFRVPTLESQNLIPVVLDVDRRDTEIPSELEVSSLEALKLRMGREARDNRKKAIAQGTSSSLKEIISRFHHSPKRYFGQDRNFSVILDGEEDIINVNQLIQAAWAHLIELTEDYRQRARRRFSEGDFLTAVVTYPTVAPPVVRKEVKQLVEQLGIDDVQTAYDEAVSVAIFFLWREFGGNLNIGIESFKTRCRQENNKWSQNVLVLDIGGGTTDLALIELTLEDNTPYFANHEDRGLGGRYYKLTPKLLGSSGHLQLGGELITLRIFRLLKVAIADFLLTAVTRGDIESDKLEDLINAELNERFLEQGKFKSGSLLKCVDKENPEGDAAYKDALDTAEKVIPTRWQQAPQRLQTFYTLWDHAETAKLKLGQKPDNSLLTFNISEQQIAELLTQSAIKFQVRNSESICVTLDSQQFERAASSAIKEAIGIAKGLMESRLRPDSNNIDPWNTHKVDWLILSGKTCNLDLVQRQIYQEFSKSPYFVWNPERITFVLEYTKLATSAGACYAEKLRRLRFDPEESKGLLRKGANQLEIDVKNLFYYLPCNFKRKTQSNELLTVFKAGQELYQLSPSENVAKVRTNWLGIQLTNIIYRQDYEDGDLRLWGSFDGKHLMEQLRMEEGEFLKKIKVQFEIDQTLQFNVLLCQGNPHYLIDVPGIDISAALSQVSATSLFANGKLQWNIAVERPYKDLNDGDIAVNVIESATVDHPDAYHLVFEVDKDGSKPLQQFHYLRDGMREPGSGLISNPLPPFPYANQHTFYMYQTDMETNTKKWIRIGALKKPDVNTDYPCQYRVTIDDRGMLRIHAGDVPYWTSPDLECLTQEGCVYCGELDLQPNEVDKERDPFSGIH, from the coding sequence ATGCCTGTAGAGATTCAACTTGTGCCTCGCTTTCAAGTGCGAGTTAATCATAGGAAGTATTTAGAATTACCAAGTATTCAACTACTTGCTTCTGGTAACAATGTACCTCATATTTCCCGTATCAACTGCACTGTCAAAGGCATACCAAGTGAATTAGCAACTAAAATTCAACAGGCGTATAAAAAGTTTGATTCTGATACACCAAAAATTTCTCAAATTGGTCAATTAGAACAATATCCTTGTAAATTAGATCAACCATTAATACAAGCAATCAACTGTCATTTACGGGTAATGGTGGAATATTTCGATTCTGATCACTCAGGTAATCCACTATTATCTGTAAGACAAAAAGTAGCAGCTTATTGTCATCTGTGGTCACTACCTATGGAACAAAAAATACCAAATAATTCAGGGAGCAATCCGTTTGAAATTCGTAACTATAGTGAAAAGCCAAGCAATGGCAACGGTAAACCTAAAAAACGATTTCCGGGATGGTTGGCGGTAGATTTCGGCACATCAAATTCTACAGTGACACTGTTCGACCCAATTGAAGTGCCAATTGCGGAAGTTTTACCTAGAGAACAGGAAATTAGATTACGCGATCGCCTCTCCCAGTGGTTGAGTTCTCCGGCTGCTGTAGCGTTACCAGAAGTGAATGGCAGTGAGTGGGAAAAGTTTATTGTTGATATTAGTAAAAACCTAGAAATTGAACCGAGTAATTTAAGTGAAGTTTTTAGCAGTGATCATAAACCAAGATTTTTAGAAGCAATTCGCCAAATTGAATTATGTTTAGGTAACAGTGATAGATTTCGTCGCGCCGTCAGCAAAAAACTGTACCAAATTTATCATGAAGTCTTCCGCGTCCCGACATTAGAATCCCAGAATTTAATTCCCGTAGTTTTAGATGTTGATCGTCGGGATACGGAGATACCTAGTGAGTTAGAAGTTTCTAGTTTAGAAGCGTTAAAACTTCGCATGGGTAGGGAAGCTAGGGATAACAGAAAGAAAGCGATTGCCCAAGGAACCAGCAGTTCTTTAAAAGAAATTATTAGCAGATTTCACCATTCACCCAAACGTTATTTTGGACAAGATAGAAATTTTTCCGTGATATTGGATGGCGAAGAAGATATTATTAATGTTAACCAACTCATCCAAGCAGCATGGGCGCATTTAATCGAATTAACAGAAGATTATCGTCAACGCGCTAGACGCAGATTTTCCGAAGGAGATTTTTTAACAGCCGTTGTCACCTATCCCACCGTCGCACCGCCTGTAGTCAGGAAAGAAGTTAAACAATTAGTCGAACAATTGGGGATTGATGACGTACAAACAGCTTACGATGAAGCTGTTTCTGTTGCCATCTTCTTTTTATGGCGAGAATTTGGCGGGAATTTGAATATTGGGATTGAATCTTTTAAAACCCGTTGTCGCCAAGAAAACAATAAATGGTCACAAAATGTTCTAGTTCTAGATATTGGTGGCGGCACAACAGATTTAGCATTAATTGAACTTACCTTAGAAGATAATACTCCCTACTTTGCTAATCATGAAGACCGGGGTTTAGGAGGACGTTATTATAAATTGACTCCGAAATTGTTAGGTTCTTCGGGACATTTACAGTTAGGTGGTGAGTTAATTACCCTGAGAATATTTAGATTATTGAAAGTTGCGATCGCTGACTTTTTACTCACAGCCGTTACCAGAGGCGACATCGAAAGCGACAAACTAGAAGACTTAATCAACGCTGAATTAAATGAACGCTTTTTAGAACAAGGTAAATTCAAAAGCGGTAGTTTATTAAAATGTGTTGATAAAGAAAATCCCGAAGGTGATGCAGCTTATAAAGACGCGTTAGATACCGCCGAAAAAGTCATCCCCACCCGTTGGCAACAAGCACCCCAACGCCTGCAAACCTTTTACACCCTTTGGGATCATGCGGAAACTGCTAAACTTAAACTTGGTCAGAAACCTGATAATTCCCTCTTAACTTTCAACATTTCCGAACAGCAAATTGCGGAACTTCTCACCCAAAGTGCAATTAAATTCCAGGTAAGAAACTCTGAAAGTATTTGCGTCACTTTAGATAGTCAACAATTTGAACGCGCCGCTTCCTCCGCTATCAAAGAAGCAATTGGGATTGCAAAAGGTTTAATGGAAAGCCGTTTACGTCCTGACAGCAACAATATAGATCCCTGGAATACCCATAAAGTTGATTGGTTAATTCTCTCCGGTAAAACTTGTAATCTCGACTTAGTACAACGCCAGATTTACCAAGAATTTAGCAAATCTCCTTACTTTGTTTGGAATCCTGAGCGCATCACCTTTGTTTTGGAGTACACCAAACTCGCCACCTCAGCCGGTGCTTGTTACGCTGAGAAATTACGAAGATTAAGATTTGACCCCGAAGAATCGAAAGGATTGTTACGTAAAGGCGCAAACCAGTTAGAAATAGACGTTAAAAACCTATTTTATTACCTACCCTGCAACTTTAAACGCAAAACCCAAAGCAACGAACTCCTGACAGTCTTCAAAGCTGGACAGGAACTCTATCAACTCTCACCCTCAGAAAACGTCGCCAAAGTGCGAACCAACTGGTTAGGGATACAGTTAACTAACATCATTTACCGCCAAGACTACGAGGATGGAGACTTACGCCTATGGGGTAGCTTCGACGGTAAACACCTGATGGAACAATTGAGAATGGAGGAAGGGGAGTTCCTGAAAAAAATCAAAGTCCAGTTTGAGATTGACCAAACCCTGCAATTTAATGTTTTATTGTGTCAAGGAAATCCCCATTACTTAATAGATGTTCCCGGAATTGATATTAGCGCAGCATTATCACAAGTTTCAGCAACATCATTATTTGCTAACGGGAAATTGCAATGGAATATCGCCGTCGAACGTCCTTATAAAGACTTAAACGATGGTGATATCGCCGTCAACGTCATCGAATCAGCCACCGTTGATCATCCCGATGCTTATCATTTGGTATTTGAAGTCGATAAAGATGGTAGCAAACCTCTGCAACAATTCCATTATTTACGTGATGGTATGCGCGAACCAGGAAGCGGTTTAATTAGTAATCCTCTGCCTCCCTTTCCCTACGCTAATCAGCACACGTTTTATATGTACCAAACCGATATGGAAACTAATACTAAAAAGTGGATACGTATTGGTGCATTGAAAAAACCTGATGTCAACACAGATTATCCCTGTCAATATCGTGTCACTATTGACGATCGCGGTATGCTGCGTATCCATGCAGGCGATGTACCTTACTGGACATCACCAGATTTAGAATGTTTGACACAGGAAGGATGCGTCTACTGTGGCGAGTTGGATTTACAGCCGAATGAGGTTGATAAAGAACGCGATCCTTTTTCCGGTATACACTGA
- a CDS encoding dynamin family protein yields the protein MEPEKLRRFKEYGELILQKIDSVPQNPSKQEDWVPTSLDECILRLREAAEKTVGLATSPVKIGVMGEFSSGKTLLLGSLIGYGDALPISENPTTGNVTAIHIIPQEGYSTTQVGNFTVDYLSREGVNECLRFMLGEANQCTIAAGLPPIPVAKLNSGKEILSWCEETWKSSNNLELRYLLRELVLFVRAYSSYGEALCGKRYEIDAATARDGLQLAEQPMAIQTLRFEDLPSAHIRLPSPPQKLLTKLLQNSFPLIRRIDIEVKISQEIWDVTGANKFILLDFPGLGAANSGARDTFLSLRELAEVQTILVLLNGKSPGSDRANKIFTMMQQQRPGQELKDLILVGVGRFDQLPLESEGGERELDLLIDDTHTPHLTAEMVLRKLKVLQTTIDGASAFTINQDRIVLLSPLLGLAELAKRSSSVKAGSPEFLANLDYPEYLERSKRLQQKWRRLSDRLLESDARHHLGRKLGYFAQDGGIAKLRELIQNHVATHGLKQLYEDTRRAAENLQLQQENLKSIIAEIHAQGIPTGDSQALIDLRNAIESLDKIYRNFQKDLGTQPLKDRRGTVVSDVVKDELTFSVINWSQWTLLFNKVNNGTITLAESKGAAGKLFDRGNRTNNSIPTKSDDFYPAFAKTVKELEEFARDRIRQAVVDLLSQLSHYIAPERDQLLTILTPEMEQEIEAKFGPEEADLFYQLLLGCDPNKWQDVILEEINQQDKSLLPEVIFPLARQDEKHNIGQIFDWSPEKNQGLPRAANHQLFVLRLRDEITASASLHLVQYVSEVNQQVNSELEGILDQIIPTLQNLSKKDSLLRFIAAGDSQSGVAVPTWLQNLTEIANISDSLTANQ from the coding sequence ATGGAGCCAGAAAAACTGCGACGTTTTAAAGAATACGGTGAACTAATTCTGCAAAAAATTGATTCAGTACCTCAAAATCCTTCTAAACAAGAAGATTGGGTTCCTACTAGCTTAGATGAATGTATTTTGCGTCTCCGAGAAGCTGCTGAGAAAACTGTAGGTCTTGCTACTTCACCTGTAAAAATTGGGGTAATGGGAGAGTTTAGTAGTGGCAAAACTTTACTTTTAGGCAGCTTAATTGGTTATGGCGATGCTTTACCCATTAGTGAAAATCCTACAACGGGGAACGTCACCGCTATTCATATCATCCCCCAAGAGGGTTACTCAACAACACAGGTAGGCAACTTTACTGTGGACTATTTGAGTCGGGAAGGGGTGAATGAGTGCTTGCGCTTCATGTTGGGGGAAGCTAACCAGTGTACCATAGCAGCCGGACTTCCCCCCATCCCAGTCGCTAAACTCAATTCTGGGAAAGAGATTCTTAGCTGGTGTGAAGAAACTTGGAAGAGCAGCAATAACTTAGAATTGCGTTATCTGCTGCGAGAGTTGGTGTTGTTTGTCCGCGCCTACAGTTCCTATGGCGAAGCTTTGTGTGGTAAACGCTACGAAATTGATGCCGCAACGGCGCGTGATGGGTTACAGTTAGCAGAACAGCCAATGGCTATCCAAACCCTGCGCTTTGAAGATTTACCGTCCGCACATATTCGTCTACCAAGTCCACCCCAAAAGCTACTCACCAAGTTATTACAAAATAGTTTTCCCTTAATTCGGCGTATTGATATTGAAGTTAAAATCTCTCAAGAAATTTGGGATGTTACAGGTGCTAATAAATTTATTCTGCTAGATTTTCCGGGTTTGGGGGCAGCGAACTCTGGCGCGAGGGATACATTTTTATCGCTACGGGAATTGGCGGAAGTCCAGACAATTTTGGTTCTTCTGAATGGTAAATCACCGGGGAGCGATCGCGCCAACAAAATTTTCACGATGATGCAGCAACAGCGTCCGGGACAAGAACTCAAGGATTTAATTCTCGTGGGTGTGGGACGGTTTGACCAGTTACCTTTAGAAAGTGAAGGTGGTGAACGGGAATTAGATTTACTCATCGATGACACTCACACTCCCCACCTCACAGCTGAGATGGTGTTGCGAAAGCTCAAGGTTTTACAAACCACCATCGACGGTGCAAGTGCATTTACGATTAATCAAGACCGCATCGTTTTACTATCTCCTTTGTTGGGGTTAGCGGAATTAGCCAAACGTTCAAGTAGTGTGAAAGCTGGTTCACCGGAGTTTTTAGCGAACTTGGATTATCCTGAGTATCTAGAAAGGTCAAAGCGACTACAACAAAAATGGCGCAGGTTGAGCGATCGCCTGTTAGAATCAGATGCACGTCACCATTTAGGGCGGAAGTTGGGTTACTTCGCTCAAGATGGGGGCATTGCCAAACTGCGGGAATTGATTCAAAATCACGTCGCCACTCATGGATTGAAGCAACTGTATGAAGATACCCGTCGTGCAGCTGAGAATTTACAACTACAACAAGAAAACCTCAAAAGCATTATTGCTGAAATTCATGCCCAAGGGATTCCCACCGGCGACAGTCAGGCTTTAATTGACTTGCGAAATGCCATTGAAAGTTTAGATAAAATCTACCGTAATTTTCAAAAAGATTTAGGGACACAACCACTTAAAGACCGTCGCGGAACGGTGGTTAGTGATGTTGTCAAAGACGAATTGACTTTTAGCGTGATTAATTGGAGTCAGTGGACTTTATTATTTAACAAAGTCAACAATGGCACAATTACATTAGCAGAATCAAAAGGTGCAGCAGGTAAGTTATTTGACCGGGGTAATAGGACTAATAACAGCATCCCGACCAAAAGCGATGATTTTTATCCAGCCTTTGCCAAGACAGTCAAAGAATTAGAAGAATTTGCTCGCGATCGCATCCGTCAGGCTGTAGTAGACTTACTCAGTCAATTATCTCACTACATTGCCCCAGAGCGCGATCAACTCTTGACAATTTTGACACCAGAAATGGAACAAGAGATTGAGGCAAAATTTGGCCCGGAAGAAGCCGATTTATTTTATCAATTGCTGTTAGGATGCGACCCCAATAAATGGCAAGACGTAATTTTAGAGGAGATAAATCAACAAGATAAATCTCTTCTCCCGGAAGTTATCTTTCCTCTGGCGCGTCAGGATGAAAAACACAATATTGGTCAAATCTTTGATTGGTCGCCAGAAAAAAATCAAGGTCTACCAAGGGCAGCTAATCACCAGTTATTTGTATTACGATTACGTGATGAAATTACTGCCAGTGCTAGCTTACATCTGGTACAGTATGTCAGCGAAGTTAATCAACAAGTCAATTCAGAATTAGAGGGTATTTTGGATCAAATTATTCCCACTTTACAAAACCTCTCGAAAAAAGATAGCTTGCTGAGATTTATTGCGGCTGGTGACTCCCAATCGGGTGTAGCCGTTCCCACTTGGCTACAGAATCTCACAGAAATTGCTAATATTTCTGATTCTCTAACGGCTAATCAGTAA